The Saccharopolyspora gloriosae genome has a segment encoding these proteins:
- a CDS encoding DMT family transporter → MSAQPDSGPRSAARTRGLGMLGAVVVGVVLSVQSRLNGALGAQLHDGLGAAVISFGSGLVVLLIATAFLPVARAGLRAVRDALRGGGLRWWQCLGGIAGGFLVFGQGLSAAALGVALFTVAVVAGQVGSGLVVDRIGLGPAGPQRVTSPRVLGAVLAVIAVFVAVWDELTGSGVSWLILVPALAGIGVAWQQAVNGRVKQTAGSPASAAVINFGVGAAGLLLAWLVEVAARGLPSGLPAQPWLYLGGVLGIFVIGGAAALVHYTGVLVLSMGMVAGQLLGALLLDLLVPAPGTEVPLTTVIGVGLTFVAVAVASLPDRAARA, encoded by the coding sequence GTGAGTGCTCAACCCGATTCAGGTCCCCGTTCCGCCGCGCGCACCCGAGGTCTCGGCATGCTCGGTGCGGTCGTCGTAGGTGTGGTGCTGTCGGTGCAGTCCCGGCTCAACGGTGCACTCGGCGCGCAGTTGCACGACGGGCTCGGGGCCGCGGTGATCTCGTTCGGTTCCGGCCTGGTCGTGCTGCTGATCGCGACCGCGTTCCTGCCGGTCGCGCGCGCGGGCCTGCGCGCCGTGCGCGACGCGCTGCGCGGGGGAGGGCTGCGCTGGTGGCAGTGCCTCGGCGGGATCGCGGGCGGATTCCTCGTGTTCGGGCAGGGTTTGTCGGCGGCCGCGCTGGGCGTCGCGCTGTTCACGGTGGCCGTGGTCGCCGGGCAGGTCGGCAGCGGTCTGGTCGTCGACCGGATCGGACTCGGCCCGGCCGGGCCGCAGCGGGTGACGTCGCCCCGGGTGCTGGGCGCGGTGCTGGCGGTGATCGCGGTGTTCGTCGCCGTGTGGGACGAACTGACCGGGTCCGGAGTGAGCTGGCTGATCCTGGTGCCCGCGCTGGCCGGTATCGGCGTGGCCTGGCAGCAGGCGGTGAACGGGCGGGTGAAGCAGACGGCGGGTTCACCGGCCTCCGCCGCGGTGATCAACTTCGGGGTGGGCGCGGCGGGACTGCTGCTGGCCTGGCTGGTGGAGGTCGCCGCGCGCGGACTGCCGTCCGGGCTGCCCGCGCAGCCGTGGCTCTACCTCGGTGGGGTGCTGGGCATCTTCGTCATCGGCGGTGCCGCGGCGCTGGTGCACTACACGGGGGTGCTGGTGCTGAGCATGGGCATGGTCGCCGGGCAGCTGCTCGGCGCGCTGCTGCTCGACCTGCTGGTGCCCGCGCCCGGCACGGAGGTCCCGCTGACCACGGTGATCGGTGTGGGGCTCACGTTCGTCGCGGTGGCGGTCGCTTCGCTGCCGGATCGCGCCGCCCGAGCCTGA
- a CDS encoding bifunctional methylenetetrahydrofolate dehydrogenase/methenyltetrahydrofolate cyclohydrolase produces the protein MSATILDGKATKNAIYDELTTRVARLAERGVTPGLGTVLVGDDPGSQSYVRGKHNDCAKVGIASLRRDLPAESTQGELEAVLDELNADPACTGYIVQLPLPEHLDAGPLLERVAPDKDADGLHPISLGRLVLGEPAPLPCTPRGIVELLRRHEVPLDGAHVAVVGRGITVGRPLGLLLTRRSENATVTLCHTGTANLAAEVRRADVVVAAAGRPHLITPDMVKPGAAVLDVGVTRTDGGVAGDVHPEVAEIAGHLSPNPGGVGPMTRAMLLTNVVEAAERHVD, from the coding sequence GTGAGCGCGACGATCCTGGACGGCAAAGCCACCAAGAACGCGATCTACGACGAGCTGACGACGCGGGTCGCCCGGCTCGCCGAGCGCGGCGTCACCCCCGGGCTGGGAACGGTGCTGGTCGGCGACGACCCCGGCTCGCAGTCCTACGTGCGCGGCAAGCACAACGACTGCGCGAAGGTCGGCATCGCCTCGCTGCGTCGCGACCTGCCCGCCGAGAGCACCCAAGGCGAGCTGGAGGCGGTGCTCGACGAGCTCAACGCCGACCCCGCCTGCACCGGCTACATCGTGCAGCTGCCGCTGCCCGAGCACCTCGACGCCGGGCCGCTGCTGGAGCGGGTCGCACCGGACAAGGACGCCGACGGGCTGCACCCGATCAGCCTGGGCCGCCTCGTCCTAGGTGAACCGGCTCCGCTGCCGTGCACCCCGCGCGGCATCGTCGAACTGCTGCGGCGCCACGAGGTGCCGCTGGACGGCGCGCACGTCGCCGTCGTCGGCCGCGGCATCACCGTGGGGCGGCCGTTGGGGCTGCTGCTCACCCGGCGCAGCGAGAACGCCACGGTGACCCTCTGCCACACCGGCACCGCAAACCTGGCCGCCGAGGTGCGCCGCGCGGACGTCGTGGTGGCCGCAGCCGGACGGCCGCACCTGATCACCCCGGACATGGTCAAGCCGGGAGCCGCGGTGCTCGACGTCGGCGTCACCCGCACCGACGGGGGCGTCGCCGGGGACGTGCACCCCGAGGTAGCCGAGATCGCCGGGCACCTCTCGCCGAATCCCGGCGGGGTGGGGCCGATGACTCGGGCCATGCTGCTCACCAACGTCGTGGAGGCCGCGGAGCGTCATGTCGACTGA
- a CDS encoding DUF3017 domain-containing protein, which produces MNERFGDRAKWAAHVPFALVLLVAAIGFLRVAMHAWREGSMLLSLALLLAAAARAFLTKDQVGLIAVRSRPVDLILYGGFGLVLMAVAVTIVGGPLAF; this is translated from the coding sequence ATGAACGAACGTTTCGGCGACCGAGCGAAGTGGGCGGCGCACGTACCGTTCGCGCTGGTGCTGCTGGTCGCCGCGATCGGTTTCCTGCGGGTGGCGATGCACGCCTGGCGTGAGGGTTCGATGCTGCTGAGCCTGGCGCTGCTGCTGGCGGCGGCGGCACGGGCGTTCCTGACGAAGGACCAAGTGGGCCTCATCGCGGTCCGCTCCCGCCCCGTCGACCTGATCCTCTACGGCGGCTTCGGCCTGGTCCTGATGGCGGTGGCCGTGACGATCGTCGGCGGCCCGCTCGCCTTCTGA
- a CDS encoding DUF4253 domain-containing protein: MHDDQATEIPADLSELLARASGVAPSVPLPEGELLTEQSTRATGEEPPLCWISLDRPAPRLLGALRGDHRRSGLWPLLLCDDTETYGSRCTVGVVPPEPLEHIDLWRAEDVMLRIWDGLCRSDDDLGPAYDLDSLAPFDVNCPELAPAGNLLADPDILANQQAVRFVDDETRLGLVPVRRGSDVLTVLGWSGAANHVSRTAGLSALLRSWEDRFGARLLRLGPDRLDVSVAAPPQDPAHATSVAAEHWAFCPDRVLQDSGSIASYAREIRGRRTWSFWWE, translated from the coding sequence TTGCACGACGACCAGGCCACCGAGATCCCAGCCGACCTCTCCGAGCTGCTGGCGAGAGCGTCCGGGGTGGCGCCGTCGGTCCCGCTGCCCGAAGGCGAACTGCTCACCGAGCAGTCCACCCGCGCCACCGGCGAAGAACCCCCGCTGTGCTGGATCAGCCTGGACCGGCCCGCACCCCGGCTGCTCGGGGCGTTGCGCGGTGATCATCGGCGCAGCGGGCTGTGGCCGCTGCTGTTGTGCGACGACACCGAGACCTACGGCAGCCGGTGCACCGTCGGCGTGGTGCCGCCGGAACCGCTGGAGCACATCGACCTGTGGCGGGCGGAGGACGTCATGCTGCGGATCTGGGACGGGCTGTGCCGCTCGGACGACGACCTGGGTCCCGCCTACGACCTGGATTCGCTGGCTCCGTTCGACGTGAACTGCCCGGAACTGGCGCCTGCGGGGAATCTGCTGGCGGACCCGGACATCCTCGCCAACCAGCAGGCCGTCCGGTTCGTCGACGACGAGACGCGGCTCGGGCTGGTGCCGGTGCGGCGCGGTTCGGACGTGCTCACCGTGCTCGGGTGGTCCGGCGCGGCCAACCACGTGTCCCGCACGGCCGGGCTCTCCGCGCTGCTGCGCAGCTGGGAGGACCGGTTCGGGGCGCGGCTGCTGCGGCTGGGGCCGGATCGGCTGGACGTGAGCGTCGCCGCTCCCCCGCAAGACCCGGCGCACGCCACCTCGGTGGCCGCGGAGCACTGGGCGTTCTGCCCGGACCGCGTCCTGCAGGACTCCGGCAGCATCGCCTCCTACGCCCGCGAGATCCGAGGCCGCCGCACCTGGTCCTTCTGGTGGGAATGA
- a CDS encoding DUF1918 domain-containing protein, producing the protein MRAAIGDQLHVHSRTVEETDRTGLILEVRGTAGAPPYLVRFDDGHERLVYPGPDCIVEPRRAQEA; encoded by the coding sequence ATGAGAGCAGCGATCGGCGACCAACTGCACGTGCACAGCCGGACGGTCGAGGAGACCGACCGCACCGGCCTGATCCTGGAGGTGCGCGGCACGGCAGGCGCACCGCCGTACCTGGTCCGGTTCGACGACGGGCACGAACGTCTCGTGTACCCAGGACCGGACTGCATCGTCGAGCCACGGCGCGCACAAGAGGCCTGA